Genomic segment of Candidatus Sericytochromatia bacterium:
CGGGGGCTGGCTGTCGTCCGTTGTCTGGTTCAGACGTGACGGGCTGGGACTCCTTCGCGGTGGCTGCCATTACCCGTTGCACGCGTTGTTCGGCTTGTCTGACACTCAACCCCTGAGCCTGAATCTCCCCGATCAAGGTGGCGCGAGCCGACGCCTGCTTGAGTTGCACGACGGCCTTGGCATGTCCTGGCGTGAAGTCACTGTCCTTGGCGCTCGCGTGTCCCAACGCCAGTTGCACATCGGGCGGATAGCGCAACAGCCGCACCCGTTGTTCGATATATGTCTTGGACTTGCCCAGCTTTTCCCCCAGCTGGCGATGACTCCAAGCCGTTTCATCCAGAATTTGCTTGAGCACCAAAGCCTCTTCGAGCGGTGTGATGTTCTCCCGCTGAAGGTTTTCAATCAAGGCCACCTGACGTGCCGTGCTGTCGTCCAAGCTCCGAATGATCACGGGAATGCTCTCAAGCCCCGCCAACTTGCTGGCATGGTAGCGACGTTCACCCGCCACAATTTCATAGCGTCCGTGACCGCCGGCTGGATGAGGCCGTACAATCACCGGCTGCAGCAGGCCGTGGCTGCGGATACTCTCGGCCAGTTCCTCCAACGCGGCCGCATCAAAATGCGTCCGTGGCTGCTGGGGATTCGGTTCCATGGCACTCAGACGAACCTGCCGGGGCGCCA
This window contains:
- a CDS encoding ParB/RepB/Spo0J family partition protein, whose product is MTNASPVRGSFAAMFEASRQLSHDVAPRQVRLSAMEPNPQQPRTHFDAAALEELAESIRSHGLLQPVIVRPHPAGGHGRYEIVAGERRYHASKLAGLESIPVIIRSLDDSTARQVALIENLQRENITPLEEALVLKQILDETAWSHRQLGEKLGKSKTYIEQRVRLLRYPPDVQLALGHASAKDSDFTPGHAKAVVQLKQASARATLIGEIQAQGLSVRQAEQRVQRVMAATAKESQPVTSEPDNGRQPAPVHWRTLQTYRLVEEARESGVDVLDWAELQEALKHDLGVLRRG